A portion of the Cryomorphaceae bacterium genome contains these proteins:
- a CDS encoding ORF6N domain-containing protein → MSEQIAIPEEVIVSKIYHIREKKVMLSHDLAELYQVETRRLNEQVKRNPGKFPERYMFQLTQEEYKSLRSQNATLKRGQHSKYPPYAFTDHGILMLSSVLRSERADKVNMLIIDTFVKLNEMLLTHKDILLKLEEMEKRVAGQDEKIQMVFEYLKQFIREQETPRKKIGYKK, encoded by the coding sequence ATGAGTGAGCAGATAGCGATACCGGAAGAAGTCATTGTAAGCAAAATCTATCACATCAGAGAAAAAAAAGTCATGCTGTCCCATGATCTGGCAGAGCTCTACCAGGTGGAGACAAGGCGGCTGAATGAACAGGTAAAAAGAAACCCCGGTAAGTTCCCGGAAAGGTATATGTTCCAGCTTACACAGGAGGAATACAAATCTTTAAGATCGCAGAATGCGACCTTAAAGAGAGGACAACATTCCAAATATCCTCCTTATGCCTTTACAGATCATGGAATATTGATGCTGTCCAGCGTATTGAGAAGCGAAAGAGCAGATAAAGTAAACATGCTCATCATCGATACGTTTGTAAAGTTGAATGAAATGCTCTTGACCCACAAGGATATTTTGCTCAAACTCGAAGAAATGGAGAAGAGAGTAGCCGGTCAGGATGAGAAAATACAAATGGTCTTTGAATACCTGAAACAGTTCATCAGAGAGCAGGAAACCCCAAGAAAAAAGATCGGGTATAAGAAATAA